From the Blattabacterium cuenoti genome, one window contains:
- a CDS encoding 5'-3' exonuclease has translation MNNHKKLFLIDAYTLIYQSYYAYIKTPLFTSSGLNTSPIMNFTHFLINTLYNENPKYMAVVFDTNQVTFRKIKYEKYKKNRKKMPKAIEIAVPYIARILESFKIPLFYSKHGYEADDIIGTIAKIAEKKGYIVYIISLDKDFFQLATENINIYIPPFKGNSKKILGIEDIKKKFDINHPKQIIDLFSMIGDPSDNIPGLPGIGKKTANFFVKKYGSIENLLHSIHDLNGKMKENVKKNKKLGLLCKKLVTIITNVPFVTFNEKKFYIVKPNWNEIERIFKILEFSRLLKIAYLYFKKK, from the coding sequence ATGAATAATCATAAAAAATTATTTTTGATAGACGCATATACTCTTATTTATCAAAGTTATTATGCATATATTAAAACTCCTCTTTTTACTTCTTCAGGACTAAATACTTCTCCTATTATGAATTTCACCCACTTTTTAATAAATACTTTATATAATGAAAATCCAAAATATATGGCAGTTGTTTTTGATACTAATCAAGTAACTTTTAGAAAAATAAAATATGAAAAATACAAGAAAAATAGAAAGAAAATGCCAAAAGCTATTGAAATAGCTGTTCCTTATATTGCAAGGATTTTAGAATCTTTCAAAATTCCATTATTTTATTCTAAACATGGATATGAAGCAGATGATATTATAGGAACAATTGCAAAAATTGCAGAAAAAAAAGGATATATTGTTTATATTATATCTTTAGATAAAGACTTTTTTCAACTAGCAACAGAAAACATTAACATTTATATACCTCCATTTAAAGGAAATTCTAAAAAAATATTGGGGATAGAAGATATTAAAAAAAAATTTGATATTAATCACCCAAAACAAATTATAGATTTATTTAGTATGATTGGAGATCCTTCTGATAATATACCAGGATTACCAGGAATAGGAAAGAAAACCGCAAATTTTTTTGTTAAAAAATATGGAAGTATTGAAAATTTATTACATTCTATACATGATTTAAACGGAAAAATGAAGGAAAACGTTAAAAAAAACAAAAAATTAGGTTTATTATGCAAAAAATTAGTAACTATTATAACTAATGTCCCATTTGTTACTTTCAATGAAAAAAAATTTTATATAGTAAAACCTAATTGGAATGAAATAGAAAGAATATTCAAAATATTAGAGTTCTCCAGATTATTAAAAATAGCATATTTATACTTTAAAAAAAAATAA
- the metG gene encoding methionine--tRNA ligase encodes MKKSTKYLVTAALPYANGPIHIGHLSGVYLPADVFVRFLRKKKKNVLFISGSDEHGVPIAIQAKKEKKTPKEIVNKYHYMIHDTFINFGIQFDNYSRTTTKIHYEISTSFFIKFHNKEEIFEKISYQYYDDKYEQFLSDRYISGICPHCKKEEAYGDQCEYCGSSLIPEDLINPKSTISGATPILKKTKHWYLPLNKYQEFLENWILIHHKKDWKVNVYGQAKSWLKKGLEPRPITRDLNWGVPVPIKKYKEKGKVLYVWFEAPIGYISSTIEWSKRNKIDWKSYWKDKKTKLIQFIGKDNIVFHCIIFPIILKAYNDGYILPDKILANEFLNLENRKISTSKNWAVWVHEYLVDFPNQQDALRYVLIANMPEKKDNNFNWKDFQRKNNTELVAVLGNFINRSLTLVKKYNNGIVPNPGILSIKDKNILEEINNYPKIISISIESYKFKESLSHFMKLARIGNKYLTEEEPWKKTKKKRLYTILYVSIQIVAMLSQLAEPFLPHTAKKLLNMLRLKPFSWDNLMNMKKLLYPGHLLGNLTLLFKKITNESIDEQIKKLNTIHKKKNDKC; translated from the coding sequence ATGAAAAAATCAACTAAATATTTAGTTACTGCAGCCTTACCATATGCAAACGGACCAATTCATATTGGACATTTATCAGGTGTTTATTTACCAGCAGATGTATTCGTTCGTTTTCTTAGAAAGAAAAAAAAAAATGTTCTTTTCATAAGTGGTTCAGATGAACATGGAGTCCCTATTGCAATACAAGCTAAAAAGGAAAAAAAAACTCCTAAAGAAATAGTAAATAAATATCATTATATGATTCATGATACCTTTATTAATTTTGGGATACAATTTGATAATTATTCTAGAACTACTACAAAAATTCATTACGAAATTTCTACATCTTTTTTTATAAAGTTTCATAATAAAGAAGAAATATTCGAAAAAATATCTTATCAGTATTATGATGATAAGTATGAACAATTTTTATCAGATAGGTATATATCTGGAATATGTCCTCATTGTAAAAAAGAAGAAGCATATGGAGATCAGTGTGAGTATTGTGGAAGTTCATTAATCCCTGAAGATTTAATAAACCCTAAATCCACTATAAGTGGGGCCACACCTATATTAAAAAAAACAAAACATTGGTATCTTCCTTTGAATAAATACCAAGAATTTTTGGAAAATTGGATTTTAATTCACCATAAAAAAGATTGGAAAGTAAATGTATATGGACAAGCAAAATCTTGGTTAAAAAAAGGATTGGAACCCAGACCTATAACAAGAGATTTAAATTGGGGTGTTCCTGTTCCAATAAAAAAATATAAGGAAAAAGGAAAAGTTTTATATGTTTGGTTTGAGGCCCCTATAGGATATATATCTTCTACTATAGAATGGTCTAAACGAAATAAAATTGATTGGAAATCTTATTGGAAGGATAAAAAAACCAAATTAATTCAATTTATAGGAAAAGATAATATTGTATTTCATTGTATTATTTTTCCGATTATTCTAAAGGCATATAATGATGGATATATTTTACCAGATAAAATATTAGCTAATGAATTTCTCAATTTAGAAAATAGGAAAATATCTACTTCTAAAAATTGGGCGGTTTGGGTGCATGAATATCTTGTTGACTTTCCAAATCAACAAGATGCATTACGTTATGTTCTTATAGCTAATATGCCGGAAAAAAAAGACAATAATTTTAATTGGAAAGATTTTCAAAGAAAAAATAACACAGAATTAGTAGCAGTATTAGGAAATTTCATAAATAGAAGTTTAACTCTAGTGAAAAAATACAATAATGGAATTGTCCCAAATCCTGGAATTTTATCTATAAAAGATAAAAATATACTAGAAGAAATTAATAATTATCCTAAAATTATAAGCATTTCAATAGAATCTTATAAGTTCAAAGAGTCTTTATCACATTTTATGAAATTAGCTAGAATAGGAAATAAATATTTAACCGAAGAAGAACCTTGGAAAAAAACAAAAAAAAAACGTCTATATACAATACTTTATGTATCCATACAAATAGTTGCTATGCTGTCTCAATTAGCTGAGCCATTTCTACCACATACGGCAAAAAAATTATTAAATATGCTTCGTTTAAAACCTTTTTCTTGGGATAATTTAATGAATATGAAAAAGCTATTGTATCCAGGACATTTATTAGGAAATTTAACATTATTATTCAAAAAAATAACCAATGAAAGTATTGATGAACAAATTAAAAAATTAAATACTATACATAAAAAAAAAAATGATAAATGCTAG
- a CDS encoding Rossmann-fold NAD(P)-binding domain-containing protein, with protein MKNFFSVKDVFNVYDLIKETIYLKKNPYKFNNIGKNKTIGLVFFNHSLRTRISCQKAAFNLGCNTWILNINKDSWKIEVNDGIIMDNTQEHIKEAISVMSLYCDILAVRTFPNLINKDYDYKEILFKKILKYSKVPIVNMESATLHPLQSLSDLITIAECTNFFKKRCKVVLSWAPHVKALPHSVANSFSQWILKINKIDFTIVCPKKYELNEKFSNGAKIRHNQNEAFIDADFIYAKNWSSYLYYGKILGDHRDWMITKNKMNITNKAKFMHCLPVRRNIVVEDSVLDSDDCIVLKQAENRVYASQIIFLKILQSLS; from the coding sequence ATGAAAAATTTTTTTAGTGTAAAAGATGTATTTAATGTATATGATCTTATTAAAGAAACTATTTATTTGAAAAAAAATCCGTATAAATTTAACAATATTGGAAAAAATAAAACAATTGGGTTAGTTTTTTTTAACCATAGTTTACGAACAAGAATTAGTTGTCAAAAAGCTGCTTTTAATTTAGGATGCAATACTTGGATTTTAAATATTAATAAAGATTCTTGGAAGATAGAAGTAAATGATGGTATTATCATGGATAATACACAGGAACATATTAAAGAAGCTATTTCAGTAATGAGTTTATATTGCGATATTCTTGCAGTAAGAACTTTTCCTAATCTTATAAATAAAGATTATGATTATAAAGAAATTTTGTTCAAAAAAATATTAAAATATTCTAAAGTTCCAATTGTTAATATGGAAAGTGCAACTTTGCATCCTTTACAATCTTTATCAGATTTAATAACTATTGCAGAATGTACAAATTTTTTTAAAAAAAGATGTAAAGTTGTATTAAGTTGGGCTCCCCACGTAAAAGCATTACCTCATTCAGTAGCAAATTCTTTTTCTCAATGGATATTAAAAATTAATAAAATAGATTTTACAATTGTATGTCCAAAAAAATATGAATTAAATGAAAAATTTTCTAATGGAGCTAAAATAAGACACAATCAAAATGAAGCTTTCATAGATGCGGATTTTATTTATGCAAAAAATTGGAGTAGTTATTTATATTACGGAAAAATACTTGGAGATCATAGAGATTGGATGATTACGAAAAATAAGATGAATATTACTAATAAAGCTAAATTCATGCATTGCCTACCTGTAAGAAGAAATATAGTAGTGGAAGACTCAGTTTTAGATAGTGATGATTGTATTGTATTGAAACAAGCAGAAAATAGAGTGTATGCATCACAGATAATTTTCTTGAAAATTTTACAATCTTTATCATGA
- the trxA gene encoding thioredoxin, translated as MLKEINDNNLNKIIIESKIPILVDFWAPWCAPCRSLSILLEEIFTNEYKNKVLFFKLNVDDNPVSSSKYGIRSIPTIIFFKNGEKKNIHIGTASKNDIRNKLDALL; from the coding sequence ATGTTAAAAGAAATAAATGATAATAACTTAAATAAAATAATAATAGAATCAAAAATACCTATTCTAGTGGATTTTTGGGCCCCATGGTGTGCTCCATGTAGATCATTATCCATTTTATTAGAAGAAATATTTACTAATGAATATAAAAATAAAGTATTATTTTTTAAGTTAAATGTGGATGATAACCCAGTATCTTCTTCTAAATACGGAATAAGAAGTATACCGACAATCATTTTTTTTAAAAACGGAGAAAAAAAAAATATTCATATTGGGACAGCATCTAAAAATGATATTAGAAATAAATTAGATGCTCTACTATAA
- a CDS encoding porin: protein MKRTKIIFIIIVFFTITSNSNILFAKNKKHLYHKYDGKINTPNIFLDFYNNINSSILIQDKNCISHGSDFYNDTNLSVLGKVNNKTDFFISKKLKHPEQYEEQNYYLFDLAYLKHKLNDKFNLIIGKQPIPLGSTESSNSDDEKSDTYIYSDLYKIKTHPIGIDFVFLPVKNHKFQLQIANNININRKDGSTIPTLGGTINWNWKKDLMENKWSYSIFKENEKNKFWKLLALGSKLNLKPIIVEGNYIFSEEDIEKNGELTNILQNYHDKIPSTKFGTYILKLKYNFSPKWNVFAKGSYEIGIYKNKEKVMQDDQEHVLLKSNQLFKKSYTYGGGIEFFPSNENLSVNLAYQNRIDNYPIYKKENKNEHFILLGMNYRMKIK, encoded by the coding sequence ATGAAAAGAACAAAAATTATTTTTATTATTATAGTATTTTTTACTATTACTAGTAATAGTAATATTCTTTTTGCAAAGAATAAAAAACATCTTTATCATAAATATGATGGTAAAATAAATACTCCCAATATTTTTTTAGATTTTTATAACAATATTAATTCTTCAATTTTAATACAAGATAAAAATTGTATTAGTCATGGATCAGATTTTTATAATGATACTAATTTGAGTGTATTAGGAAAAGTTAATAACAAAACTGATTTTTTCATATCAAAAAAATTAAAACATCCAGAACAATATGAAGAACAAAATTATTATTTATTTGATTTAGCATATTTAAAACACAAGTTGAACGATAAGTTTAACTTAATTATTGGAAAACAACCAATACCTTTGGGTAGTACAGAATCTTCTAATTCAGATGATGAAAAATCAGATACATATATCTATTCAGATTTGTATAAAATTAAAACCCATCCTATTGGAATAGATTTTGTTTTTTTACCCGTCAAAAATCATAAATTTCAATTACAAATTGCAAATAACATAAACATTAATAGGAAAGATGGGTCAACCATACCTACCTTAGGAGGAACAATAAATTGGAATTGGAAGAAGGATCTAATGGAAAATAAATGGTCTTACTCTATTTTTAAAGAAAATGAAAAAAATAAATTTTGGAAATTATTAGCGTTAGGTAGTAAATTGAACTTAAAACCTATTATTGTTGAAGGAAATTATATATTTAGTGAAGAAGATATAGAAAAAAACGGTGAATTGACAAATATATTACAAAACTATCATGACAAAATTCCATCTACAAAATTTGGTACATATATTTTGAAATTAAAATACAATTTTAGTCCAAAATGGAATGTATTTGCAAAAGGATCATATGAAATAGGTATTTATAAAAATAAAGAAAAAGTAATGCAAGATGATCAAGAACATGTTCTTTTAAAAAGTAATCAACTATTTAAAAAATCGTATACTTATGGCGGAGGAATAGAATTTTTTCCTTCAAATGAAAATCTTAGTGTTAATTTAGCATATCAAAATAGAATAGATAATTATCCTATATATAAAAAAGAAAACAAAAATGAGCATTTTATTCTTTTAGGAATGAATTACCGTATGAAAATAAAATAA
- a CDS encoding DNA translocase FtsK 4TM domain-containing protein gives MNIKHKNNIKNNSIMLSIFVFSLLGISLFLFLSFFSFFFHWENDQSKLYQLLNNEVIAENLLGKIGAAVSHYFIYCGIGISAFFLPVLLFITGFKIFFFKKKFLNPVYISVIYKFIFFSIWIPLSSYIFFPYKGLLSGIMGFELGNLLINLFGKIGVYILIFISFIFYLIVNYPLFHKDRKKKILFYDKKKLCNTLSFSINSIKKNYRTKNDNDSNNQKPLHTILKKKTQIPVEIDFESNKKKIIEVLGYYNIKIFQVKTIIGPTVTVYEIYPYMGIRISKIKNLENEIALSLSVTSIRIIAPIPGKNSIGIEIPNSTRYIVYMKDILLSEGIEKKCNKMDLPISLGKTIFNETFIIDLTELPHLLIAGSTGQGKSVGLNVIIVFLLYKKKPEDIKFILIDPKKVELSIYKKISKSYFATIPNSINPIITNSNDTEIILNSLCKEMDKRYSILEKCKVRNIKEYNNVINKKKKYHLPYIIIIIDEFADLNISLKTKKIEVYITRLSQLARAVGIHLVIATQRPSVDVITGLIKSNFTARIAFKVSSKIDSRTILDCSGAEQLIGKGDLLFYNKNELIRLQCPFIDLTDIKKVIDYYSHNNHKKKEYLLPEPDVIKL, from the coding sequence ATGAATATAAAACATAAAAATAATATAAAAAATAATAGTATAATGCTATCTATATTTGTATTTTCCTTATTAGGAATTAGCTTGTTTTTGTTCTTAAGTTTCTTTTCTTTTTTTTTTCATTGGGAAAACGATCAAAGCAAATTATATCAACTTTTAAATAACGAAGTAATTGCGGAAAACCTACTCGGAAAAATTGGGGCAGCTGTATCTCATTATTTTATTTACTGTGGAATAGGAATAAGTGCTTTTTTTCTTCCTGTATTATTATTTATAACAGGATTTAAAATTTTCTTTTTTAAAAAAAAATTTTTAAATCCTGTTTATATATCGGTAATATATAAATTTATATTTTTTAGCATATGGATTCCTTTAAGTTCTTATATTTTTTTTCCTTACAAAGGATTGCTTAGCGGAATTATGGGTTTTGAGTTGGGAAATTTATTAATCAATCTTTTTGGAAAAATTGGAGTTTATATTCTTATTTTTATAAGTTTTATTTTCTATTTGATAGTTAACTATCCCCTTTTTCATAAGGATAGAAAAAAAAAAATACTGTTTTATGACAAAAAAAAACTTTGTAATACTCTATCTTTTTCTATAAATTCTATAAAAAAAAATTATCGTACAAAAAATGATAATGATAGTAACAATCAAAAGCCATTACACACTATTTTAAAAAAAAAAACTCAAATTCCAGTTGAAATTGACTTTGAATCAAATAAAAAAAAAATTATTGAGGTTCTTGGTTATTATAATATAAAGATTTTTCAAGTAAAAACTATCATAGGGCCTACTGTAACAGTATATGAAATATATCCATACATGGGTATACGTATTTCTAAAATAAAAAATTTAGAAAATGAAATTGCTTTAAGTTTGTCGGTAACATCTATAAGAATAATTGCACCTATACCTGGAAAAAATTCCATTGGAATAGAAATTCCCAATAGTACTCGTTACATTGTGTATATGAAAGATATTTTACTTTCAGAAGGAATAGAAAAAAAATGTAATAAAATGGACCTTCCTATTTCCTTAGGAAAAACTATTTTTAATGAAACTTTTATAATAGATTTAACAGAATTACCTCATTTATTGATAGCAGGATCAACTGGTCAGGGGAAATCTGTAGGATTAAATGTTATCATTGTATTTTTATTATATAAAAAAAAACCAGAAGATATAAAATTCATATTAATTGATCCAAAAAAGGTAGAATTGTCTATATACAAAAAAATATCAAAATCTTATTTTGCTACAATTCCAAATTCTATAAATCCTATTATTACAAATTCTAATGATACAGAAATTATATTGAATTCTTTATGCAAAGAAATGGATAAAAGATATTCTATTTTAGAAAAATGTAAAGTTAGAAACATTAAAGAGTATAATAATGTTATTAATAAAAAAAAAAAATATCATTTGCCTTATATTATAATAATTATTGATGAGTTTGCAGATCTAAATATTTCTTTGAAAACAAAAAAAATAGAAGTTTATATTACTAGGTTATCTCAACTTGCTAGAGCAGTAGGAATTCACTTAGTAATAGCTACACAACGGCCATCCGTAGATGTTATTACTGGATTAATAAAGTCTAATTTTACTGCAAGAATTGCATTTAAAGTAAGTTCAAAAATAGATTCAAGAACAATATTAGATTGCTCAGGTGCAGAACAATTAATAGGTAAAGGAGACTTATTATTTTATAATAAAAATGAATTAATTCGTTTACAATGTCCTTTTATTGATTTAACAGATATTAAAAAAGTAATAGACTACTATTCTCACAACAATCATAAAAAAAAAGAATATCTATTACCGGAACCAGATGTTATAAAACTATAA
- the argB gene encoding acetylglutamate kinase, protein MRIHIVKIGGNLINKENLLHSSLKYFCKLRGYKILIHGGGRKADEISNKMGIQKNIVQGRRITDKETLDLVVMTYAGILNKNIVALLQYYKCNALGLCGADGNCVQSFIRKETNIDYGYVGDIDIKGENINAFLIKFLLRNHITPVFCSITHNGLGQLLNTNADTIASNIAISLANECKVELHFCFEKKGVLRDIKDNESYFHEINFHLFKKMKKNHIIKDGMIPKLENAFFALQNGVSKVSIGLPENLNNVNNKTILCL, encoded by the coding sequence ATGAGAATACATATAGTAAAAATTGGAGGAAATTTAATTAATAAAGAGAATTTATTACATTCTTCTCTAAAATACTTTTGTAAGTTACGTGGATACAAAATTTTGATTCATGGAGGAGGTAGAAAAGCAGATGAAATATCTAATAAAATGGGGATACAAAAAAATATTGTACAAGGAAGAAGAATAACTGATAAAGAAACTTTAGACTTAGTTGTTATGACTTATGCAGGAATACTAAATAAAAATATTGTTGCTTTGTTACAGTATTATAAATGTAATGCATTAGGTTTATGTGGAGCAGATGGAAACTGCGTACAATCATTTATTAGAAAAGAAACAAATATTGATTATGGATATGTAGGAGATATTGATATAAAAGGGGAAAATATTAACGCATTTTTGATTAAATTTTTATTGAGAAACCATATTACACCTGTATTCTGTTCAATAACTCATAATGGATTAGGACAACTTCTCAATACCAATGCAGATACTATTGCCTCTAATATTGCTATATCGTTAGCAAATGAATGTAAAGTAGAATTACATTTTTGTTTTGAAAAAAAAGGGGTTTTACGAGATATTAAAGATAATGAATCTTATTTTCATGAAATTAATTTTCATTTATTTAAGAAAATGAAAAAAAATCATATTATTAAAGATGGGATGATCCCTAAATTAGAAAATGCATTTTTTGCTTTACAAAATGGAGTCTCAAAAGTAAGTATTGGATTGCCAGAAAATTTAAATAATGTAAACAATAAGACTATTTTATGTCTGTAG
- a CDS encoding M20/M25/M40 family metallo-hydrolase: MSVVSLEILKKEAIQLLIQIINTPSISKKEHKVSVLIENYLNKYGFYVKRKFNNIWTKNCNYPENKNVKTILFNSHCDTVNPGKNWITNPFIAVKKKEKIIGLGSNDAGGSIVSMISTFIYLSNLPKLSYKLILSITAEEEISGTLGIRSILQDIGHIDLGIVGEPTHMHVAIAEKGLIVLDCIAKGKTGHSAGNSKKSINAIYIAIKDIEHLRNIHFDKKSDLLGNTTLNVTQIQGGYQHNVIPDYCTFVIDIRTNEFYKINDIIKMIKNKINSKIKLRSCHFNSSFINTKHPIVLRAKLIGRKTYGSPTLSDQSIMSFPTIKMGVGDSLRSHTSNEYILSSEVKKGIDIYIKLLKDFKFLI, encoded by the coding sequence ATGTCTGTAGTATCTTTGGAAATTTTAAAAAAAGAAGCTATACAACTACTAATACAAATTATAAATACTCCTTCTATATCTAAAAAGGAACATAAAGTGTCAGTATTAATTGAAAATTATCTTAATAAATATGGATTCTACGTTAAAAGAAAATTTAATAATATATGGACTAAAAATTGTAATTATCCTGAAAATAAAAATGTAAAAACTATTTTATTTAATTCTCATTGCGATACAGTAAATCCGGGAAAAAATTGGATAACAAATCCTTTCATTGCTGTGAAAAAAAAAGAAAAAATCATAGGATTAGGCAGTAATGATGCAGGGGGATCAATAGTATCTATGATATCTACTTTTATATATTTGAGTAATCTACCTAAATTGTCATATAAATTAATTCTTTCTATTACTGCTGAAGAAGAAATATCCGGAACATTAGGAATAAGATCAATTTTACAAGATATAGGACATATAGATTTGGGAATAGTAGGAGAACCTACACATATGCATGTTGCCATTGCTGAGAAAGGTTTAATAGTATTAGATTGTATAGCGAAAGGAAAAACTGGGCATTCCGCTGGAAATTCAAAAAAAAGTATCAATGCTATTTACATTGCTATTAAAGATATTGAACATTTGAGAAATATACATTTTGATAAGAAGTCAGATTTGTTAGGAAACACTACTTTAAATGTAACTCAAATACAAGGTGGGTATCAACATAATGTTATTCCTGATTATTGTACTTTTGTTATAGATATTAGAACTAATGAATTTTATAAAATTAATGATATAATTAAGATGATAAAAAATAAAATTAATTCTAAAATAAAACTACGTTCTTGTCATTTTAATTCTTCTTTTATAAATACAAAACATCCCATTGTATTGCGAGCTAAATTAATTGGAAGAAAAACTTATGGATCACCTACACTTTCAGATCAAAGTATTATGAGTTTTCCAACTATTAAAATGGGAGTTGGTGATAGTTTACGTTCACACACTTCTAATGAATATATTCTTAGTTCAGAAGTAAAAAAAGGAATAGATATATATATTAAGTTGTTAAAAGATTTTAAATTTTTAATTTGA